In the Nicotiana tabacum cultivar K326 chromosome 16, ASM71507v2, whole genome shotgun sequence genome, one interval contains:
- the LOC107801447 gene encoding leucine-rich repeat receptor protein kinase EMS1-like codes for MDPALQAFLAAAASFVAVILIFGALYVFCRDPNKRRRTEPTRNRPETRNTRAIASNTELSSITVTESATFDPSLNRISMPELVDATRDFSPELIIGDGSFGMVYKAKLASGVSVAVKKLSADAFQGFREFRAEMETLGNIRHPNIVKMLGYCSTGSDRVLIYEFVEKGSLDQWLYDTSSASDMAESISWMPLSWVTRINIVKGVAKGLAYMHNLDTAIIHRDIKASNILLDANFEAYIADFGLARRIQGSHLHVSTQVAGTMGYMPPEYINGATKATTNGDVYSFGVLMLEIITGKRPNFPFKGEDGREIRLVNWVNDMVVQERYMEMVDANLSKDGLKEIAVIEYFKIATMCANENCIDRPPMNDVVEILNGIPTS; via the coding sequence ATGGATCCAGCACTTCAAGCTTTTCTAGCTGCTGCAGCAAGCTTCGTTGCAGTCATCTTAATCTTCGGTGCTCTCTATGTTTTCTGCAGAGACCCTAATAAACGACGCCGTACTGAGCCGACCCGGAATCGTCCCGAGACCCGAAACACCCGAGCAATAGCTAGTAATACGGAGCTTTCTTCCATCACGGTAACTGAAAGTGCAACGTTTGACCCGTCCCTGAACCGGATCTCCATGCCGGAGCTCGTCGACGCGACCCGAGATTTCTCGCCGGAACTTATCATCGGCGACGGCAGTTTCGGTATGGTGTATAAAGCTAAGCTCGCCTCCGGCGTCTCGGTCGCCGTGAAAAAGCTCTCCGCCGATGCTTTCCAAGGGTTCCGGGAGTTTCGGGCCGAGATGGAAACCCTCGGTAATATCCGGCACCCAAATATAGTCAAAATGCTCGGGTACTGTTCCACGGGTTCTGACCGGGTCCTAATTTACGAGTTCGTTGAAAAAGGTAGTCTCGACCAATGGCTTTACGACACGTCATCAGCATCCGACATGGCAGAATCAATCTCTTGGATGCCGTTAAGTTGGGTAACGAGAATTAACATTGTTAAAGGAGTTGCAAAAGGACTTGCTTATATGCACAATTTGGATACTGCAATTATTCATAGGGATATTAAAGCTAGTAATATCTTATTAGATGCAAATTTTGAAGCTTATATTGCTGATTTTGGATTGGCTAGGAGAATTCAAGGGTCACATTTACATGTTTCAACACAAGTAGCAGGTACAATGGGGTACATGCCACCAGAGTACATTAATGGTGCAACAAAGGCAACTACAAATGGAGATGTTTATAGTTTTGGTGTGCTAATGTTAGAGATTATTACAGGGAAGCGTCCTAATTTCCCATTTAAAGGAGAGGATGGTCGTGAAATTAGGCTTGTTAATTGGGTTAATGATATGGTGGTGCAAGAACGTTACATGGAAATGGTTGATGCCAATCTTTCGAAGGATGGATTGAAAGAAATTGCAGTTATTGAGTATTTTAAGATTGCAACAATGTGCGCTAATGAAAATTGTATAGATAGGCCTCCCATGAATGATGTTGTTGAGATATTGAACGGAATTCCAACAAGTTAA